The genome window TATGCGCCCAATGTCAACGATGCCATCATCTCGGCTGGACGTCTAATGAAACTGTTTGAGAAGACGCCGACGCAATCTAATCCACCTCTCAATCCTTACAACACCGCAGAAGTAAGTATAAGTTTAGTTCGGAAAAAGGATTTTCTAAGCTCAAATTGGGATAACGTATTAACTTTAGACTTTTCGAAAAAATGCTTAGAAACGTATAATTAACTTGAAAACTTTCCACTTTCTTGCTCTATCTTAATATGGCTCTGCTGTCATGTGTCCAAAAGCATCTACCAGTTCACTAatctattctattttttattgtagAAATCCGAGGGAGACATTGTCTACGAGAACGTCAAATTTGAGTATCCGACGCGCAAGGATACACCCATCCTGCACGGCTTGAATCTCACCATCAAGAAGAACACCACTGTGGCTCTGGTGGGTCCCTCTGGCTCTGGCAAATCCACTTGCatacagctgctgctgcgttacTACGATCCCGTCTCTGGTTCGGTTAATTTGAGTGGCGTACCCAGCACGGACTTTCCGCTGGACACGATACGCTCCAAACTGGGATTGGTGTCTCAGGAGCCGGTGCTCTTCGATCGCACCATAGCCGAGAATATTGCTTATGGCAACAATTTCCGCGATGATGTGCCCATGCAGGAGATCATCGAGGCGGCCAAGAAGgccaatatacataattttgtCAGCTCCCTACCACAGGGCTACGAAACACGTCTGGGCAAGACGTCACAACTCTCGGGTGGCCAAAAGCAGCGCATTGCCATTGCACGAGCGTTGGTGCGTAATCCCAAGATTCTGATATTGGATGAGGCGACATCGGCGCTGGATTTGGAGAGCGAGAAGGTGGTGCAACAGGCACTCGACGAGGCGCGCGCTGGACGCACATGTGTCACGATTGCACATCGCCTCAGCACTGTCCGAGATGCAGATCTGATATGTGTGCTGAAGAGGGGAGTTGTGGTGGAGCAGGGAACACATGATCATCTGATGGCACTGAATGGCATCTATGCCAATCTCTATATGATGCAACAGGTTGCCAGTTAGGCTTTATGTTGTTAAACTTAATTAGTTTGTAGTTCTATTTGTTGTACATCGATTAAAGCTCTATTTTATAATGATTTAACTACAGTCTACTGTCGACCATGGGTCCGGGATTGGCGAGAGCATTTCGTCGTTCCTGTATAGCAAAGGTTAGCTTGCGAAAGGGTCCCAGGGGTAAGCCTAGACTCTTCAAATCCGCCTCTGTGAGGAGCATAAGTGTCTCTAAATCGATTTGCTGCTTCTGAAAACTGCAAGAGAAATGATTGAATTAATTGTTCCGAAAAAGCCTCTTGCATTGCACTCACACTGGCAGGTACTCATCCAATGCCCAGACGGTAAGGAATCGCTGCAGCGCACTTGCCGTAACCTCCTgatcctcgtcgtcgtcgctgtaaatatcatcgccatcgccttcCGAGTCCGATTCATCGGACAGATTCAAATACAAACGCGCCTTGTTGCCGCCATTTCGcgatttattattgttattattactgtTAGTATTGGCAGCATTTCGCATTGTTGAACCGGACATACTGTCCACACAATCtgtttgcaattgcagctgacTCAACGCTGCCGTCACCGATCGTCTAAATGCAATGCTGCCCAGCATTGTGGGGCGATCAAAGAGACCCACTGGACGCTGCAGCACCAACTCTTCGTTTAGTTCTTGAGTCAGCTGTGTATCGCCAAGTATATCCGGCTGGGAAAAACTGCGTGACAACGCGGTGCTATAACCCAATCGACTGGTTTCGCGCTCCATTGTGCCATCGTCCACCTCGAAGACATCGGCGATCTTGCCACGCTTGCCAATACTCTCTTCCGTCGAACTAAATGTGCCCACATAGAGCACCTCCGAGTCTCGTTGCAATCCCGTCAGCGATGTGATTGTTCTTTTGCCATCCGGCTCAAGTTCGCGCACCTTGAAGCCACCATCATTAGCTGCCGCCGCATGTGGACATGCGCTGGAGTGTTGGTGGCTCTTGGCTGCTGGTTGTAGTAGTGAAGGCTTCTTTTGAACTGTACCCATGCGACTAGCAATTGTAGagccaccgctgctgctgcttccacTGCCCACCAGATCACTGAACTTGGCTCCGCTGCGTGGTGGCTGCGGaggcgcaacagcagcagctgctggctGCTCCTTGGGGGTTTTATTCAGATTGCCCTGACTGGACCAGATCTTTTGCTTAAGTGTCGAAAGCATATTGCTGGACTTGCTGCTCGTTAACGTTTGAGCACTGCTCGGCTTTGGATCGCTGTAATCGCCGTGTCcttgacgctgctgctgctgtcgcttcATGTATTCCTTAACACGCTTTTCGCACTCCTTTTCAGCCAGCTCCTTTAGCGCCTTCGCCTTTTTTCTGCAAATGCGGaatagttaataaattgattCATTAACagattgtttattttgaaatttcaacCGTCATTTTAGTAGCGATTAGCTTTAGAAGGACTTATCGTTTATCGTTATCGCTGCCAGTTTGGAGGCTTTTGGCACACTAAACGCACTAAACTATCGAAAGCTCTGACCATCGCTATCACTCACTTTTCATTAGTTTCGAAGTTGGCCGCGGCACCGTCCAAATAGCGCAAGATCTCATCCCGATTGTTGATGGCCGCCAGATCCTTGGCATTGTGCCGATCAATGTCCAGGGCATAAATGTTGACACCAAACTTGATCAGAAAATCGACGCAGTGCAAATGACCCTTGGCAGCGGCCAAGTGCAGTGCCGTATTGCCAAACTGATCACACTTATCGGGATCCCCACTGCAAGCAATATACAACATAGTAATAATAGTAGGTAAGTGCAATCGCTAATGCTATTTGTGTGTGATTCATAAACATCACGGTTGACTAACCCTCTGCCACACAGCAAACGAAGAGCGTCGAGGCGTCCCTCGAATGCCGCCCACATCACGGGAGTCATTGAATCATCGTCCTTGGCATTGGCATCCTTGCGTGTCGCCTCCTTCAGCACATCGATCAGTCCATCCTTGGCCGCTCTgccagcaaacaacaaaacaattaacgAAATATTCGTGTTCCAGAACTGATAAGATAGGACAGCGAGGGAGCATTATTAATTGCATGTTCTCAACTCACTTGTGAAATCGATCTGAAGACattctatttttgttgttgtttcgttcGACGTTACTATCTCTTAGTTATTTCCATAGACAATTATGATGAGCAATGCGGAAGTACCTGAAAATTGCAGTAagaacaaattaatatttgacCATAATACGAGTTATCGACATAGGACTCGACATAAGTCTAGTAAGTCAAGCTGAATATCactcatacatacaaataatatatttactttttctaGCTCTGACGACACACACAGCAAATTCTTTGTAAAACCATTCTCCCTTAAAAAAGAAACCCAAAAGATACCATGTTTGAGGATAGTGATCAGGAACTGGCCTGCATGCTTAACCAAGCGAACGTTCTACCATCCAATCTGACCCCCAAAAAATGTATACCATCTCAAGAAATCACTTCGAATCCATTGTATACATCATATGAAGCCACCGATCTCAGCCTCTGGGAAAAACGATCTGGGCGTGTAAAGAAGCGCACGCTACTGACAAAACCAATATTGCATCAACTGAAGAATAAGACCAATTTAAAGGGCAAAGACTGGTTGGAATCTAACTTGACTGAAGTGGCAAACGTCACCACATGGAGTCGACGAAATGTCGCAGAAAAGAAAGCAATAAGACCCAACTACAACATGAATGAGATGTTAAACGAGTGCGATAATGTCATGTGTGAAATAGACGAATCTGCATCGGGATCCTCAGCGAATCAATTCTCCGAGCTGATATCATATTTTGATGACATCCTTTTCATGCCCAAGAAAATGTCTGAAATGGCTAAAAACATGTATAGTTAAGTTCGTTAAACTGGGTTCAAATTTGTTGTACCAGAACAACatctacaacaaaaaaagaaatcgagCCTAATGTAGAAGGTACAATATAgtacaagaaaagaaaaaacacattCACACGCTATAAATCTACACTTTTATTAAGACTCTTCATGTGCTGTACTCTACATGACACTTTCAGTGAAGTGAAAAGGAAAAGCTCGGACTACGTTCCGGTTGgagttcacacacacacacacgcacatataGGCGAGCATCTGCAATGcatgtgtgcacacacacacattcttgCATACATAGCGACGAACGGTCACGAAGTGACTTACAAACATATGTTTATTGGGTACATACCTAGCAGCAAGTTCAGTCAACCTTGTTGGTGTCTCTTGAATTGCCCAAAAAACCAGCGAAGTTTCGTTTTAAGGCACTCAACCATTTacatcaaatgaaaataacacTTGCAATGGGATGGCTTTATTATTTGTCTTTTTTGGCAAAGTTCACATACGAAATGTTTTCCAACAACTTGACACTTTTTCTATGCCAGCTGAATCgagagttttcttttctctcaTACGCGATCAGTTGAGCTGACGGAGTGTAATTCACTTTTGGCCGCGTCGAGTGTTTGTTGGTAACTGAAATTGAAGTTGGCTTAAAACCGGGAGCGCAAGCAAGCGAGAGCGCGCAATTGGAACTTAGAGTTGCCACGTTACAGATGCGCATGTTTTctgttataaaatttaaattataaaaatgttcattgacttgaaatttaaaaaaatgatggtaaattcaaaaacataaattaaatatattactatttaaaaaaaataaaacttataaacAAGTTGCAGCCCTGTGCAGTGGTATCGTATTCCCCAGCCCTGCTCTGCCAAAAGCATATCGATACTTTTGTGGCGATACTTATTTAgggccaacaaaaaaaaagaactgcAGAAAAAAGCGCAGCAGCCTCGtgaaaaaaactacaaaagcaaattgataaattatttgcaaagaTGATAAATAATAAGAAGAGTGCCGTGGGAAACACAAGTAAAATGTGAAAACCAGTGGAATTGATGAATTCACGCACATTTGTGGTGGTTGCTGACTACTAcaattgtatatgtatgtatacacatacacaaatacatacacatgaGTTTGCGTAGGAGGCatcaaaataacaacagcagcagcagcagcaatagcagtaGCAGTCGAAGAACCAACAAAGAAGAAGTCAAAGTCTTCACCATATGTTCGATGCATCTATGGTGTGTCCGCGTGCATCGTCAGCTCGGTAACGTTCCATGGAAATTCCAGTGCCAATGTCAAgcagtcaaagtcaaagcgaGCTAACGCTAGCTTAGTGattattatcaatatatatCATTCAATAGTTGCCGCCCCTCCCCGCCCTCGTTACCTATTGCTTCGCTTAAATTCTCATTATCATTACCAATACAATTACCCGGGATACCTCTCACTGTACATCAGTTAGAAACAAGTGTCAACtctacaaaaacaacaacaacaacaacacatacatacataaacatagAGTAAGTCAGAGCaggcaacaaaatataattggaACCCAAAAGGGCCGCTGGAGAGCGTGCAACGCACTATGGGCAATTGCCTGAAATGCTTCCAGTCCTCGTCTGCCGCACCAACGTTgccaacaaccacaacaacaacaacaacaaccagctGCTCATCTCCAAACGCATTGCACACAAACGCCAATAGCTGCCAAGCGGCCACCAGCATTGGCAACTGCTACGAAATTGTTGGGCCCAATTCAAATGAACGTTACGCCCTTTACAACGACAGGCCACGCGGTAAGTGATAGGAAAATTCATACACACTCATATATTGTATGTGTCATCATGGTGCTttgtgatttttgtttttgttacagAAACCGATGAATTGCTCTCTTCTCGAACTCCACTCAAGCCAGCAAACAATTGTGATACTAAGCGTAATAGTTTTAAGTCCTTAGGCTTGCTTAATGGAAGTGCGCCCACCATGAGCGAAATTATAACAACTGGTATGTAcgacaaaatatttgcactatctataaatagatatatgtatatagaaagaATGTTCACCTTGCACCACAAGaaagcaacacaaaacaaaacaaaaataaaaccttGCGAGAGTCAATCAAGTCACCTGATCGCGTGCTTGCATTGCGTGCCTCTGATTAACATCGTTTAATTGAATACATGAATACATTtgttacattattattattattgtgtttgtttatttgtttgtgcaGCGGTCAAGGAATCAATGGAGGTGTCACATCAAACGCTTAACAAACTCTTTGATGTCTACAAAGATCCTGACGATGAAGATATGATACTCACTGATGGCATTGAGCGTTTGTGCAACGATCTTAACTATCAGCCCGATGAGTTTGCAATACTTGTGCTTGCCTGGTGCCTGGATGCCTCACAGATGTGCCGCTTTACCAAAACCGAATTCATTGAAGGACTGCACAAAATGCGGGCGGACACAATTGCCAACATACGCCTGAGACTTGAACAGACTATTGAGATGCTGAAGGTGGATGCGGAAATGTTCAAGCAGCTCTATCGTTTTACCTTTCGGTAAGACTTCAATTTTGATAGTTAAATGAATGAAACTACTTTATTGTCATGTTGTTACAGATTTGGCTTGGAGCCCGATCAGCGGGTCTTGTCGCTGGAAATGGCAATCGATTTGTGGAAACTTGTGTTCACTGTACAAACACCTGATCTCTTTTCAAACTGGGTAAACTTCCTCGAAAAGCATCCGAACATACGCCGCATACCCAAGGATACATGGAACATGTACCTCAATTTTACCGAACAATGTGATATAGACAATTACGATGATACCGAAGCGTGGCCAAGTCTCT of Drosophila nasuta strain 15112-1781.00 chromosome 3, ASM2355853v1, whole genome shotgun sequence contains these proteins:
- the LOC132793652 gene encoding DCN1-like protein 3 is translated as MGNCLKCFQSSSAAPTLPTTTTTTTTTSCSSPNALHTNANSCQAATSIGNCYEIVGPNSNERYALYNDRPRETDELLSSRTPLKPANNCDTKRNSFKSLGLLNGSAPTMSEIITTAVKESMEVSHQTLNKLFDVYKDPDDEDMILTDGIERLCNDLNYQPDEFAILVLAWCLDASQMCRFTKTEFIEGLHKMRADTIANIRLRLEQTIEMLKVDAEMFKQLYRFTFRFGLEPDQRVLSLEMAIDLWKLVFTVQTPDLFSNWVNFLEKHPNIRRIPKDTWNMYLNFTEQCDIDNYDDTEAWPSLFDDFVDYEKNRKLEVAVHDDDNNNDDPLQSHVKSGCETTRHVS
- the LOC132793649 gene encoding ankyrin repeat and SAM domain-containing protein 4B produces the protein MSSDRFHKAAKDGLIDVLKEATRKDANAKDDDSMTPVMWAAFEGRLDALRLLCGRGGDPDKCDQFGNTALHLAAAKGHLHCVDFLIKFGVNIYALDIDRHNAKDLAAINNRDEILRYLDGAAANFETNEKKKAKALKELAEKECEKRVKEYMKRQQQQRQGHGDYSDPKPSSAQTLTSSKSSNMLSTLKQKIWSSQGNLNKTPKEQPAAAAVAPPQPPRSGAKFSDLVGSGSSSSGGSTIASRMGTVQKKPSLLQPAAKSHQHSSACPHAAAANDGGFKVRELEPDGKRTITSLTGLQRDSEVLYVGTFSSTEESIGKRGKIADVFEVDDGTMERETSRLGYSTALSRSFSQPDILGDTQLTQELNEELVLQRPVGLFDRPTMLGSIAFRRSVTAALSQLQLQTDCVDSMSGSTMRNAANTNSNNNNNKSRNGGNKARLYLNLSDESDSEGDGDDIYSDDDEDQEVTASALQRFLTVWALDEYLPVFQKQQIDLETLMLLTEADLKSLGLPLGPFRKLTFAIQERRNALANPGPMVDSRL